A genomic region of Rhodanobacter sp. contains the following coding sequences:
- a CDS encoding MoxR family ATPase, producing the protein MNLSATAQPPAGDLRQRLTDAETQLNRVVLGKARQVKLALACLIAGGHLLLEDVPGVGKTTLAHALAASFALDFQRVQFTSDLLPSDILGVSVYERETGQFRFHPGPIFGGLLLADEINRATPKTQSALLEAMAEGQVTVDGQTHALPQPFFVVATQNPLDLAGTFPLPDSQLDRFMLRLSLGYPDPAAERELLTGTDRHDLLAELKPALDGANLLALHRQSQAITASPALLDYLQALLAASRSHADIRTGLSPRAGLSLLAAARAWALLHGRSYLLPEDLQALFVPLAAHRLVAARGASGEALARQLLAGVAAD; encoded by the coding sequence ATGAACCTCTCCGCGACCGCACAGCCCCCGGCCGGCGACCTGCGCCAGCGCCTGACCGACGCCGAGACGCAACTCAACCGCGTGGTGCTCGGCAAGGCACGCCAGGTGAAACTGGCGCTGGCCTGCCTGATCGCCGGCGGCCACCTACTGCTGGAGGACGTGCCCGGCGTGGGCAAGACCACGCTGGCGCACGCGCTGGCGGCCAGCTTTGCGCTGGATTTCCAGCGCGTGCAGTTCACCAGCGACCTGCTGCCCTCGGACATCCTCGGCGTCAGCGTGTACGAGCGCGAGACCGGCCAGTTCCGCTTCCACCCGGGGCCGATCTTCGGCGGACTGCTGCTCGCCGACGAAATCAACCGCGCCACGCCCAAGACGCAGAGCGCGCTGCTCGAAGCGATGGCCGAAGGCCAGGTCACCGTGGACGGCCAGACGCACGCGCTGCCGCAACCGTTCTTCGTGGTCGCCACGCAGAACCCGCTGGATCTGGCCGGCACCTTTCCTCTGCCCGATTCGCAGCTCGACCGCTTCATGCTGCGCCTGTCGCTGGGCTACCCGGATCCCGCGGCCGAACGCGAGCTGCTGACCGGCACCGATCGCCACGACTTGCTGGCGGAACTCAAACCCGCGCTGGATGGCGCCAACCTGCTGGCGCTGCACAGGCAGTCGCAGGCCATCACCGCCAGCCCGGCCCTGCTCGACTATCTGCAGGCGTTGCTGGCGGCCAGCCGCAGCCATGCGGACATCCGCACCGGCTTGTCGCCGCGCGCCGGACTCTCCCTGCTCGCCGCCGCGCGCGCCTGGGCCTTGCTGCACGGCCGTTCCTATCTGCTGCCGGAAGATCTGCAGGCGCTGTTCGTGCCGCTGGCCGCACATCGCCTGGTGGCCGCGCGCGGCGCCAGCGGCGAGGCGCTGGCGCGCCAGCTCCTCGCCGGGGTGGCGGCGGACTGA